Proteins from a single region of Halorubrum sp. 2020YC2:
- a CDS encoding PLDc N-terminal domain-containing protein: MSPLLLQGAAAGGIALLITLVFFVVHLAMIVWTYSDAQSRSDHPPILWALIVFFAPILGVLLYLIIGRDSY; the protein is encoded by the coding sequence ATGTCCCCGTTGCTCCTCCAAGGCGCGGCCGCCGGCGGCATCGCCCTCCTGATCACGCTCGTCTTCTTCGTCGTCCACCTCGCGATGATCGTGTGGACGTACTCGGACGCGCAGTCGCGAAGCGACCACCCGCCGATCCTCTGGGCGCTCATCGTCTTCTTCGCGCCGATCCTCGGGGTGCTGCTGTACCTCATCATCGGTCGGGACTCGTACTGA
- a CDS encoding DUF555 domain-containing protein: protein MDCRVVVEAAVPVYDVETADEAVRIAISKTGEMLNPDLNYVEIDTGTRTSPSGEQLDPAFVAADEALVALELQMDVFNVDRGEHASRVARKEIGKRLRNIPLKVLSVTEIDSEESDRTDGTPASDRGSASGDDESELRGDGEPVGS, encoded by the coding sequence ATGGACTGTCGAGTCGTCGTCGAGGCCGCAGTCCCGGTGTACGACGTGGAGACCGCCGACGAGGCGGTCCGGATCGCCATCTCGAAGACCGGAGAGATGCTCAACCCCGACCTCAACTACGTCGAGATCGACACCGGAACCCGAACGTCACCGAGCGGCGAGCAGCTCGATCCGGCGTTCGTCGCGGCCGACGAGGCGCTCGTCGCCTTGGAGCTTCAGATGGACGTGTTCAACGTCGACCGGGGTGAACACGCCAGCCGCGTCGCGCGCAAGGAGATCGGGAAGCGACTCCGAAACATCCCGCTGAAGGTGTTGTCGGTCACCGAAATCGACTCCGAGGAGAGCGACCGCACCGACGGCACGCCGGCCTCCGACCGAGGCTCCGCGTCCGGCGACGACGAGTCGGAACTCCGCGGTGACGGAGAGCCCGTCGGGTCCTGA
- a CDS encoding cupin domain-containing protein → MRAVPFDEAETYEPEDGWRRVSMAGSDRFSFEWFEKPPGHSSPLHDHENEQVCLCLEGELTVVTEEGASATLGPNDSVYLEASEPHRVENTGDERAVGLDVFAPGRSFDFWTDREE, encoded by the coding sequence ATGAGAGCGGTCCCGTTCGACGAGGCCGAGACGTACGAGCCGGAAGACGGCTGGCGGCGGGTGTCGATGGCGGGCAGCGACCGCTTCTCGTTCGAGTGGTTCGAGAAGCCGCCGGGGCACTCCTCGCCGCTCCACGACCACGAGAACGAGCAGGTGTGCCTCTGTCTCGAAGGGGAGTTGACCGTCGTCACGGAGGAGGGGGCGTCGGCCACGCTCGGTCCGAACGACTCCGTCTACCTAGAGGCGAGCGAGCCGCACCGCGTCGAGAACACCGGCGACGAGCGGGCGGTCGGACTCGACGTGTTCGCGCCCGGTCGCTCGTTCGACTTCTGGACCGACCGGGAGGAGTGA
- a CDS encoding SRPBCC family protein has product MPTYRRTTRVPAPIEDVWEFHSTVDGLRELTPDWMRLRISGVEGPDGSPDPEVLVAGSTIGMSIRPFGVGPRQRWTSRIVERDPEGVTPPERSARFVDEMEGGPFRRWEHTHAFYADGDETLLVDTVAYRLPLGPLGDAAGPPAKIGFEGMFRDRHRRTVERFSEN; this is encoded by the coding sequence ATGCCGACGTACAGGCGGACGACTCGGGTGCCGGCCCCGATCGAAGACGTGTGGGAGTTTCACTCCACGGTCGACGGACTGCGCGAACTCACCCCCGACTGGATGCGCCTCCGGATCAGCGGCGTCGAGGGGCCGGACGGCTCGCCCGATCCCGAGGTCCTCGTCGCCGGGTCGACGATAGGGATGTCGATCAGGCCGTTCGGGGTCGGACCGCGACAGCGGTGGACCTCGCGGATCGTCGAACGCGATCCCGAAGGGGTGACCCCGCCCGAGCGCTCCGCTCGGTTCGTCGACGAGATGGAGGGCGGTCCCTTCCGTCGCTGGGAGCACACCCACGCGTTCTACGCCGACGGCGACGAGACCCTGCTCGTCGACACGGTCGCCTACCGGCTTCCGCTCGGCCCGCTCGGCGACGCGGCCGGCCCGCCGGCGAAGATCGGATTCGAGGGGATGTTCCGCGACCGACACCGGCGGACGGTCGAGCGGTTCTCGGAGAACTGA
- a CDS encoding fumarylacetoacetate hydrolase family protein, translating into MNYLARTASGRPLLGDEEGYVPLAAAEPRAESVRDALPLAAAGDLASVEDAPAEPVPAEDLTFGPPLERFGKLWGIGLNYADHAGDLDEERPEEPASFIKPSTALTGPGGPIRLPPSEQSERVTAEAELAVLLGRECRSVATREVDDVVAGYLPVIDMTAEDVLRRNPRFLTRAKSYDTFLVVGPAIAVPDEPVDLADATVTTRVNGEVEAENEVRNMLFPPAEIVSFHSEVSTLRPGDLFSTGTPGAAPIEPDDEVRATVESIGSVSASVTGRRF; encoded by the coding sequence GTGAACTACCTCGCACGCACCGCGAGCGGCCGGCCGCTGCTGGGCGACGAGGAGGGGTACGTGCCGCTCGCGGCGGCTGAGCCGCGAGCCGAAAGCGTTCGCGACGCGCTCCCGCTGGCGGCCGCGGGCGACCTCGCGAGCGTCGAGGACGCGCCCGCCGAGCCCGTGCCGGCCGAGGACTTAACCTTCGGGCCGCCGCTGGAGCGGTTCGGGAAGCTCTGGGGGATCGGTCTCAACTACGCCGACCACGCCGGCGACCTCGACGAGGAGCGCCCGGAGGAACCGGCCAGTTTCATCAAGCCGTCCACGGCCCTGACGGGGCCGGGCGGCCCGATCAGGCTGCCGCCGAGCGAGCAGAGCGAGCGCGTGACCGCAGAGGCGGAACTGGCGGTGTTGCTGGGTCGAGAGTGTCGATCGGTCGCGACCCGAGAGGTGGACGACGTCGTCGCCGGCTACCTCCCGGTGATCGATATGACCGCCGAGGACGTGCTCCGGCGGAACCCCCGGTTCCTCACGCGCGCGAAGAGTTACGACACGTTCCTCGTCGTCGGGCCGGCGATCGCGGTCCCGGACGAGCCGGTCGATCTCGCGGACGCGACGGTGACGACGCGGGTCAACGGCGAGGTCGAGGCCGAAAACGAGGTGCGGAACATGCTGTTCCCGCCCGCGGAGATCGTCTCGTTCCACTCCGAGGTGTCGACGCTGCGCCCCGGCGACCTGTTCAGCACCGGAACTCCGGGCGCGGCGCCGATCGAACCCGACGACGAGGTGCGAGCGACCGTCGAATCGATCGGCTCCGTGTCGGCGTCGGTGACCGGCCGCCGGTTCTGA
- a CDS encoding Zn-dependent hydrolase — MKLPVDADRLRADIEANAAFGRVETDDPEAHARTNRTGTEANRRARDRLVERLRDAGLDVTVDAVGNVLGTWTPESADPDAAPVVSGSHLDSVPEGGIFDGPLGVYAALEAVRAMRDDGFEPERPVGVVSFTEEEGGTFGNGLLGSTVATGEQGLDEALAPANADGETLGEALDRIGYRGGSALDAATPTDDDGAATTLDPASWAAFYELHIEQDTTLETAGAAAGIVTTITGITHCEAAIDGEANHAGATAMDERTDALAAASEFVLDVESAADEVVDSSSPSAVGTVGSLSVEPNATNVVPGRVEASVDIRDVEAGSMEAIVDAARGSLDRLERERGVETEFERPFDVAPTLMSDRLREAAHGAADAADREAIDLHSGAAHDAMRVARVTDASLLFAPSRDGISHNPREWTDWADCAAATEVLAGSLARVASGDR; from the coding sequence ATGAAGCTGCCAGTCGACGCGGACCGGCTCCGCGCGGACATCGAGGCGAACGCGGCGTTCGGCCGCGTCGAGACGGACGACCCGGAGGCGCACGCGCGAACGAACCGCACCGGCACCGAGGCGAACCGGCGGGCGAGAGACCGGCTTGTCGAGCGCCTCCGCGACGCCGGACTCGACGTCACCGTCGACGCGGTGGGCAACGTCCTCGGGACGTGGACCCCGGAGAGCGCCGACCCGGACGCGGCGCCGGTCGTCTCGGGGAGCCACCTCGACAGCGTCCCGGAAGGCGGTATCTTCGACGGCCCGCTCGGCGTGTACGCCGCGCTGGAGGCGGTCCGCGCGATGCGCGACGACGGGTTCGAACCCGAGCGGCCGGTCGGCGTCGTCAGTTTCACCGAGGAGGAGGGCGGTACGTTCGGGAACGGGCTGCTCGGCTCGACGGTCGCGACGGGCGAGCAGGGGCTCGACGAGGCGCTCGCGCCGGCGAACGCCGACGGGGAGACGCTGGGCGAGGCGCTCGACCGGATCGGCTACCGCGGGGGGAGCGCGCTCGACGCCGCCACACCGACCGACGACGACGGCGCGGCGACGACGCTCGACCCCGCGTCGTGGGCGGCGTTCTACGAGCTTCACATCGAGCAGGACACGACGCTGGAGACGGCGGGCGCGGCCGCCGGTATCGTAACGACGATCACGGGGATCACCCACTGCGAGGCGGCGATCGACGGGGAGGCGAACCACGCGGGCGCGACCGCGATGGACGAGCGCACCGACGCGCTCGCGGCCGCGAGCGAGTTCGTGTTGGACGTCGAAAGCGCCGCGGACGAGGTCGTCGACTCCTCGTCGCCCTCGGCGGTCGGGACCGTCGGGTCACTGTCGGTCGAGCCGAACGCGACGAACGTCGTGCCCGGGCGCGTCGAGGCCAGCGTCGACATTCGCGACGTTGAGGCCGGGTCGATGGAGGCCATCGTCGACGCCGCGCGCGGCTCCCTCGACCGGCTGGAGCGAGAGCGCGGCGTCGAGACCGAGTTCGAGCGCCCGTTCGACGTCGCGCCGACGCTGATGAGCGACCGGCTGCGCGAGGCCGCCCACGGGGCCGCAGACGCCGCGGACCGCGAGGCGATCGACCTCCACTCCGGCGCCGCCCACGACGCGATGCGGGTCGCGCGTGTCACGGACGCGTCGCTGCTGTTCGCGCCGTCGCGGGACGGGATCTCGCACAACCCCCGAGAGTGGACGGACTGGGCGGACTGCGCCGCCGCGACCGAGGTGCTCGCCGGGTCGCTCGCGCGGGTCGCGAGCGGAGATAGATGA
- a CDS encoding sodium:calcium antiporter, which translates to MAGIVPDAPVVHALVVAAATGFIWLGSGWLAEAAETLSGYYGLPAVVQGSIVVAVGSSFPELVSVLVTAVTGVFDIGVGALVGSAIFNVLVIPAAAGLGGEDELEASRTIVYKEAQFYMLAVSALVVTFALAVIYFPVSADPIVGRLPRSLAVVPLALYGLYLFIQYQDVGDAGIERVRDGVDVRREWAKLAAGLGLIVVTVERLVASVESLGVTFGIPEFLAGVTIVAAATSIPDALVSVRTARQGRGATSLGNVLGSNTFDLLVAIPLGVLIVGEVAVNLSTAVPMLGVLTAATVLLFVTLRTSLALTERESYALLAAYGLFVAWVVSEAVGATSVLRGV; encoded by the coding sequence GTGGCCGGAATCGTCCCCGACGCGCCGGTCGTCCACGCCCTCGTCGTCGCCGCCGCGACCGGGTTCATCTGGCTCGGCAGCGGCTGGTTGGCGGAGGCCGCCGAGACGCTCTCGGGGTACTACGGGCTCCCGGCGGTGGTTCAGGGGTCGATCGTCGTCGCGGTCGGGTCGAGCTTTCCGGAGCTGGTGAGCGTGCTCGTCACCGCCGTCACCGGGGTCTTCGACATCGGCGTGGGCGCGCTCGTCGGCTCGGCCATCTTCAACGTCCTCGTGATCCCCGCGGCCGCCGGGCTGGGCGGCGAGGACGAGCTCGAAGCCAGCCGGACGATCGTGTACAAGGAGGCGCAGTTCTACATGCTCGCGGTCTCCGCGCTGGTCGTGACGTTCGCGCTCGCGGTCATCTACTTCCCCGTGTCGGCGGACCCGATCGTCGGGAGATTGCCGCGCTCGCTCGCGGTCGTCCCGCTCGCGCTGTACGGCCTCTACCTCTTCATCCAGTATCAAGACGTCGGTGACGCGGGGATAGAGCGCGTGCGCGACGGGGTCGACGTCCGGCGGGAGTGGGCGAAGCTGGCGGCCGGGTTGGGGCTCATCGTCGTCACAGTCGAGCGGCTCGTCGCGTCGGTGGAGTCGCTCGGGGTCACCTTCGGAATCCCCGAGTTCCTCGCCGGCGTCACGATCGTCGCGGCCGCGACGAGCATCCCGGACGCGCTCGTGAGCGTTCGGACCGCGCGTCAGGGCCGCGGCGCGACGAGCCTCGGCAACGTCCTCGGGTCGAACACCTTCGACCTGCTCGTCGCGATCCCGCTGGGAGTGCTGATCGTCGGGGAGGTGGCCGTCAACCTCTCGACGGCGGTGCCGATGCTCGGGGTGTTGACGGCCGCGACCGTCCTGCTCTTCGTGACGCTCCGGACGAGCCTCGCGCTCACCGAGCGCGAGTCGTACGCGTTGCTCGCGGCCTACGGGCTGTTCGTCGCGTGGGTCGTCTCCGAGGCGGTCGGAGCGACGAGCGTGCTCAGGGGCGTGTGA
- a CDS encoding SDR family oxidoreductase has protein sequence MDLEIAGNAALVTASSSGLGKASAKALAREGANVVINGRDEDRLADAKSEVESVADGEVVAQPGNLTKPDDVEALVETAVDEFGGLDHLVTSAGGPPSGAFLETDDDDWEEAYELLVMSVVRLARAAEPHLREGDGGTIVNVTSRSVKEALDSLVLSNSVRMGVIGLEKTLSKEFAPEIRANAVLPGPHETSRIRELVNDAVDRGEYDTYEEGLAEWAGNPLERIGDPMELGDTVAFLSSPKSGFINGTALPIDGGATGANL, from the coding sequence ATGGATCTGGAGATAGCGGGGAACGCGGCGCTCGTCACTGCGTCGTCGAGCGGACTCGGCAAGGCGTCGGCCAAGGCGCTCGCCCGCGAGGGGGCGAACGTGGTGATAAACGGCCGCGACGAGGACCGACTGGCGGACGCCAAGTCGGAGGTCGAATCGGTCGCGGACGGAGAGGTCGTCGCTCAGCCCGGCAACCTCACCAAGCCGGACGACGTCGAGGCGCTCGTCGAGACGGCCGTCGACGAGTTCGGCGGACTCGACCACCTCGTCACGAGCGCGGGCGGTCCGCCTTCGGGGGCGTTCCTAGAGACGGACGACGATGACTGGGAGGAGGCGTACGAACTGCTCGTGATGAGCGTCGTCCGGCTCGCGCGCGCGGCCGAGCCGCACCTCCGCGAGGGGGACGGGGGCACCATCGTGAACGTCACCTCTCGGAGCGTGAAGGAGGCGCTCGACAGCCTCGTCTTGTCGAACTCGGTCCGGATGGGCGTAATCGGGTTAGAGAAGACGCTCTCGAAGGAGTTCGCGCCGGAGATCCGGGCCAACGCCGTGTTGCCCGGGCCGCACGAGACGTCGCGGATTCGAGAGCTGGTGAACGACGCCGTCGACCGCGGCGAGTACGACACCTACGAGGAGGGGCTCGCCGAGTGGGCCGGCAACCCCCTCGAACGCATCGGCGACCCGATGGAGCTGGGCGACACCGTCGCGTTCCTCTCCTCGCCGAAGTCCGGGTTCATCAACGGCACCGCGCTCCCGATAGACGGCGGCGCGACCGGCGCGAACCTATGA
- a CDS encoding DNA-3-methyladenine glycosylase has product MERGAIDVGDLAGPFDLQATLESGQSYLWNRADGDTYDELHARGGDAWYETVVDPVPGVTEDRVPVRVRQEGGVHDGTLRWESSIDAEPLLTHLLRLDDDLNAVLDATPDLPLLERAYDAYEGMRLTRDPVFPCLVSFICSAQMRVARIHGMQRRLRETYGDAVALDGETYRAFPTPEQLAARTEDELRDLSLGYRAPYVRRTAEMVASGEADPLEAADLPYEEARESLTRFVGVGEKVADCVLLFSLGFLEAVPLDTWIRTTIEEYYPDCDRGSYAATSRAIRERFGGEFAGYAQTYVFYYLRAGGE; this is encoded by the coding sequence ATGGAACGCGGGGCGATCGACGTCGGCGATCTGGCTGGACCGTTCGACCTTCAGGCGACCCTCGAGAGCGGGCAGAGCTACCTCTGGAACCGCGCTGACGGCGATACGTACGACGAGCTCCACGCGCGCGGCGGCGACGCGTGGTACGAGACGGTCGTCGACCCGGTCCCCGGCGTGACCGAAGACCGGGTCCCGGTCCGAGTTCGACAGGAGGGCGGCGTCCACGACGGGACCCTCCGCTGGGAGTCGTCGATCGACGCCGAGCCGCTGTTGACGCACCTGTTGCGACTCGACGACGACCTCAACGCGGTCTTGGACGCCACGCCAGACCTCCCGCTCCTCGAACGCGCGTACGACGCCTACGAGGGGATGCGGCTGACCCGCGACCCCGTCTTCCCCTGTCTGGTCTCGTTCATCTGCTCGGCACAGATGCGAGTCGCCCGCATCCACGGCATGCAGCGTCGGCTTCGGGAGACGTACGGCGACGCGGTCGCGCTCGACGGCGAGACGTACCGGGCCTTTCCGACGCCCGAGCAACTGGCCGCCCGCACGGAGGACGAACTCCGCGACCTCTCTCTGGGATACCGCGCGCCGTACGTCCGGCGCACGGCCGAGATGGTCGCGAGCGGCGAGGCGGACCCCCTGGAGGCGGCCGACCTGCCGTACGAGGAGGCCCGCGAGTCGCTCACGCGGTTCGTCGGCGTCGGGGAGAAGGTCGCGGACTGCGTGCTGCTGTTCTCTTTAGGCTTCCTCGAGGCGGTGCCGCTCGACACCTGGATTCGAACCACCATCGAAGAGTACTACCCCGACTGCGACCGCGGGAGCTACGCGGCGACCTCCCGGGCGATCCGTGAGCGGTTCGGCGGCGAGTTCGCCGGCTACGCGCAGACGTACGTGTTCTACTACCTCCGCGCCGGCGGCGAGTGA
- a CDS encoding UPF0058 family protein yields MKKQELIHLHGLLAEVRKQCEFWDDDVDLEAYEELGVKPTSIHKSKTDHKAAVFKLTEGITEPMESSESEPLAPTAD; encoded by the coding sequence ATGAAGAAGCAGGAGCTCATCCATCTTCACGGTCTCCTCGCGGAGGTACGAAAACAGTGCGAGTTCTGGGACGACGACGTTGACCTCGAAGCCTACGAGGAACTGGGCGTCAAACCGACATCGATTCACAAGTCGAAGACCGACCACAAAGCGGCCGTTTTCAAGCTGACCGAGGGAATCACCGAGCCGATGGAGTCGTCCGAGTCGGAGCCGCTGGCCCCGACCGCCGACTGA
- a CDS encoding transcription initiation factor IIB gives MTETDTYSGGGTERERLTDSADETGSGERTRTRATDSTTEETASAEETANAEETASERERSTTCPECGGQLATDTEHGETVCTDCGLVVEEDSVDRGPEWRAFNSGERDSKSRVGAPTTNMMHDKGLSTNIGWQDKDAYGKSLSGRQRRRMQRLRTWNERFRTRDSKERNLKQALGEIDRMASALGLPDNVRETASVIYRRALSENLLPGRSIEGVATAALYAAARQVGNPRSLDEFTAVSRVEKMELTRTYRYVVRELKLEVKPADPTSYVPRFASRLDLSDEAERRARELLDDAANAGITSGKSPVGLAAAAVYAAALLSNEKVTQSQVSDVADVSEVTIRNRYKELLEASGDVSA, from the coding sequence ATGACAGAGACAGACACCTACAGCGGCGGCGGTACGGAGCGAGAACGACTGACTGACTCGGCCGACGAGACCGGAAGCGGGGAGCGCACGCGAACGAGGGCGACGGACTCAACGACCGAGGAGACGGCGAGCGCCGAGGAAACGGCGAACGCCGAGGAGACGGCGAGCGAGCGCGAGCGGAGCACGACCTGTCCCGAGTGCGGCGGCCAGTTAGCGACGGACACGGAACACGGCGAGACCGTCTGTACCGACTGCGGACTCGTCGTCGAGGAGGACTCGGTCGACCGCGGACCGGAGTGGCGAGCGTTCAACTCCGGCGAGCGGGACAGCAAGTCGCGGGTCGGGGCCCCGACGACGAACATGATGCACGACAAGGGGCTCTCGACGAACATCGGTTGGCAGGATAAAGACGCCTACGGTAAGTCGCTCTCCGGGCGGCAGCGGCGCCGGATGCAGCGGCTGCGGACGTGGAACGAGCGGTTCCGCACCCGCGACTCCAAGGAGCGCAACCTCAAGCAGGCGCTCGGTGAGATCGACCGCATGGCCAGTGCACTCGGCCTCCCGGACAACGTCCGCGAGACCGCTAGCGTCATCTACCGCCGCGCGCTGAGCGAGAACCTCCTCCCCGGCCGCTCCATCGAGGGCGTCGCGACCGCGGCGCTGTACGCGGCCGCCAGACAGGTGGGGAACCCCCGGAGCCTCGACGAGTTCACGGCGGTCTCGCGGGTCGAGAAGATGGAACTCACGCGGACGTACCGCTACGTCGTCCGCGAGCTGAAGCTGGAGGTGAAGCCGGCGGACCCGACGAGCTACGTCCCGCGGTTCGCCTCGCGGCTCGACCTCTCGGACGAGGCCGAGCGCCGGGCCCGCGAACTGCTCGACGACGCCGCGAACGCGGGGATCACGAGCGGCAAGTCGCCCGTGGGACTCGCCGCCGCCGCGGTGTACGCCGCCGCCCTGCTGTCAAACGAGAAGGTGACCCAGAGCCAGGTCTCCGACGTGGCCGACGTGTCCGAGGTCACTATCCGGAACCGGTACAAGGAGCTGCTCGAAGCGAGCGGCGACGTGTCCGCCTGA